The following coding sequences are from one Vulpes vulpes isolate BD-2025 chromosome 12, VulVul3, whole genome shotgun sequence window:
- the TMEM201 gene encoding transmembrane protein 201 isoform X2: MEGVSALLARCPTAGLAGGLGVTACAAAGVLLYRIARRMKPTHTIVNCWFCNQDTVVPYGNRNCWDCPHCEQYNGFQENGDYNKPIPAQYMEHLNHVVSSTPGPRAPTQPQQWVSSQVLLCRRCSHHQTTKIKQLAAFAPRDEGRYDEEIEVYRHHLEQMYKLCRPCQAAVEHYLKHQNRQLRALLLSQQFRRREADQTRTQSFSSAVKAPVQVIMLRALAFLACTFLLTVALYGTSNPFAPEATLPPALPPGGNGSATPDNSTGPGAEGWQQLLGLLPEHAAEKLREAWAFGQSHQMGVVALGLLTCLLAMLLAGRLRLRRIDAFSTCLWALLLGLHLTEQYLQAASPSWLDTLKFSTTSLCCLVGFTAAVATRKATGPRRFRPRRCFPRDSAGLFPTSPNLAVPCPGAGPAASLFIPSPPGFLPLASQQLFRSPRRASPSSLPGRLSRALSLGTIPSLTRADSGYLFSGSRPPSQVSRSGEVPVSDYFSLLSGCCPSSPLPSPAPSVAGSVASSSGSLRHRRPLISPARLNLKGQKLLLFPSPPGEVPNTPSSSDEHSPHNGSLFPLEPPQVPQRSLAQDTKLTVDMRSVPERGSACSSRSIKKEDDSSQSSTCVVDTTTQGCVEEATAWRATS; the protein is encoded by the exons ATGGAGGGAGTGAGCGCGCTGCTGGCCCGCTGCCCCACGGCCGGCCTGGCCGGCGGCCTGGGGGTCACGGCGTGCGCCGCGGCCGGCGTGCTGCTCTACCGGATCGCGCGGAG GATGAAGCCGACACACACCATCGTGAACTGCTGGTTCTGCAACCAGGACACAGTCGTGCCCTATGGGAATCGTAACTGCTGGGACTGTCCCCACTGCGAGCAGTACAACGGCTTCCAGGAG AATGGCGACTACAACAAGCCGATCCCTGCCCAGTACATGGAGCACCTGAACCACGTGGTGAGCAGCACGCCTGGCCCCCGTGCCCCCACGCAGCCCCAGCAGTGGGTGAGCAGCCAGGTGCTGCTGTGCCGGAGGTGTAGCCACCACCAGACCACCAAAATCAAGCAGCTGGCTGCCTTTGCACCACGTGACGAG GGCAGGTACGACGAGGAGATCGAGGTATACCGGCATCACCTGGAGCAGATGTACAAGCTGTGCCGGCCATGCCAGGCGGCCGTCGAGCACTACCTCAAGCACCAGAACCGACAGCTGCGCGCTCTGCTGCTCAGCCAGCAGTTCAGGCGCCGGGAGGCCGACCAGACCCGCACGCAG AGCTTCTCATCCGCGGTAAAGGCCCCAGTCCAGGTCATCATGCTGCGTGCCCTCGCCTTCCTGGCCTGCACCTTCCTGCTGACCGTTGCGCTCTATGGCACCAGCAACCCTTTTGCCCCAGAGGCcactctgcccccagccctgccacccggTGGTAATGGCTCAGCCACACCTGACAACAGCACTGGCCCTGGGGCTGAGGGCTGGCAGCAGCTGCTGGGCCTGCTGCCCGAGCATGCGGCAGAGAAGCTACGTGAGGCTTGGGCCTTTGGGCAGAGCCACCAGATGGGCGTCGTGGCATTGGGCCTGCTCACCTGCCTGCTGGCCATGCTTCTGGCTGGCCGCCTCAG GCTCCGGCGGATTGACGCCTTCTCCACCTGCCTATGGgccctgctgctggggctgcaCCTGACTGAGCAGTACCTACAGGCTGCCTCCCCCAGCTGGCTGGACACACTCAAGTTCAGCACCACGTCCCTGTGCTGCCTGGTGGGCTTCACAGCAGCCGTGGCCACAAGGAAGGCGACAGGCCCACGGAGGTTCCGGCCCCGAAG GTGTTTCCCGAGAGACTCGGCCGGCCTCTTCCCCACGAGCCCCAACCTAGCCGTGCCATGCCCAGGCGCGGGCCCTGCAGCATCTCTGTTCATCCCCAGCCCGCCTGGCTTCCTGCCACTTGCCAGCCAGCAGCTGTTCCGGTCTCCTCGACGGGCCTCGCCCTCCTCGCTGCCAGGCCGCCTCAGCCGGGCACTCTCCTTGGGAACCATCCCCTCTCTGACTCGAGCAG ACTCAGGGTATCTGTTCAGCGGGAGCCGTCCGCCATCTCAGGTGTCTCGCTCTGGAGAGGTTCCTGTTTCAG ATTACTTCTCTCTGCTGTCGGGatgctgcccctcctccccactcccttccccagCACCTTCCGTGGCCGGCTCCGTGGCCTCCAGCTCTGGCTCTCTGCGCCACCGCAGGCCACTCATCAGCCCGGCCCGGCTCAACCTGAAGGGGCAGAAGCTGCTGCTGTTCCCGTCACCCCCCGGGGAGGTGCCCAACACACCCAGCAGCTCAGACGAACACTCGCCCCACAACGGCAGCCTCTTCCCCCTCGAGCCGCCCCAGGTCCCACAGAGATCGCTGGCGCAGGACACGAAGCTCACTGTGG aCATGAGGTCAGTGCCAGAAAGAGGCAGTGCCTGCAGCAGCCGCTCCATCAAGAAAGAGGACGACTCATCCCAGTCATCCACCTGTGTGGTGGACACAACCACCCAAGGGTGCGTGGAGGAGGCCACTGCCTGGAGAG CCACATCTTGA
- the TMEM201 gene encoding transmembrane protein 201 isoform X1 produces MEGVSALLARCPTAGLAGGLGVTACAAAGVLLYRIARRMKPTHTIVNCWFCNQDTVVPYGNRNCWDCPHCEQYNGFQENGDYNKPIPAQYMEHLNHVVSSTPGPRAPTQPQQWVSSQVLLCRRCSHHQTTKIKQLAAFAPRDEGRYDEEIEVYRHHLEQMYKLCRPCQAAVEHYLKHQNRQLRALLLSQQFRRREADQTRTQSFSSAVKAPVQVIMLRALAFLACTFLLTVALYGTSNPFAPEATLPPALPPGGNGSATPDNSTGPGAEGWQQLLGLLPEHAAEKLREAWAFGQSHQMGVVALGLLTCLLAMLLAGRLRLRRIDAFSTCLWALLLGLHLTEQYLQAASPSWLDTLKFSTTSLCCLVGFTAAVATRKATGPRRFRPRRCFPRDSAGLFPTSPNLAVPCPGAGPAASLFIPSPPGFLPLASQQLFRSPRRASPSSLPGRLSRALSLGTIPSLTRADSGYLFSGSRPPSQVSRSGEVPVSDYFSLLSGCCPSSPLPSPAPSVAGSVASSSGSLRHRRPLISPARLNLKGQKLLLFPSPPGEVPNTPSSSDEHSPHNGSLFPLEPPQVPQRSLAQDTKLTVDMRSVPERGSACSSRSIKKEDDSSQSSTCVVDTTTQGCVEEATAWRGRFRPSLVRGLLAVSLAANVFFTSAYLYQILR; encoded by the exons ATGGAGGGAGTGAGCGCGCTGCTGGCCCGCTGCCCCACGGCCGGCCTGGCCGGCGGCCTGGGGGTCACGGCGTGCGCCGCGGCCGGCGTGCTGCTCTACCGGATCGCGCGGAG GATGAAGCCGACACACACCATCGTGAACTGCTGGTTCTGCAACCAGGACACAGTCGTGCCCTATGGGAATCGTAACTGCTGGGACTGTCCCCACTGCGAGCAGTACAACGGCTTCCAGGAG AATGGCGACTACAACAAGCCGATCCCTGCCCAGTACATGGAGCACCTGAACCACGTGGTGAGCAGCACGCCTGGCCCCCGTGCCCCCACGCAGCCCCAGCAGTGGGTGAGCAGCCAGGTGCTGCTGTGCCGGAGGTGTAGCCACCACCAGACCACCAAAATCAAGCAGCTGGCTGCCTTTGCACCACGTGACGAG GGCAGGTACGACGAGGAGATCGAGGTATACCGGCATCACCTGGAGCAGATGTACAAGCTGTGCCGGCCATGCCAGGCGGCCGTCGAGCACTACCTCAAGCACCAGAACCGACAGCTGCGCGCTCTGCTGCTCAGCCAGCAGTTCAGGCGCCGGGAGGCCGACCAGACCCGCACGCAG AGCTTCTCATCCGCGGTAAAGGCCCCAGTCCAGGTCATCATGCTGCGTGCCCTCGCCTTCCTGGCCTGCACCTTCCTGCTGACCGTTGCGCTCTATGGCACCAGCAACCCTTTTGCCCCAGAGGCcactctgcccccagccctgccacccggTGGTAATGGCTCAGCCACACCTGACAACAGCACTGGCCCTGGGGCTGAGGGCTGGCAGCAGCTGCTGGGCCTGCTGCCCGAGCATGCGGCAGAGAAGCTACGTGAGGCTTGGGCCTTTGGGCAGAGCCACCAGATGGGCGTCGTGGCATTGGGCCTGCTCACCTGCCTGCTGGCCATGCTTCTGGCTGGCCGCCTCAG GCTCCGGCGGATTGACGCCTTCTCCACCTGCCTATGGgccctgctgctggggctgcaCCTGACTGAGCAGTACCTACAGGCTGCCTCCCCCAGCTGGCTGGACACACTCAAGTTCAGCACCACGTCCCTGTGCTGCCTGGTGGGCTTCACAGCAGCCGTGGCCACAAGGAAGGCGACAGGCCCACGGAGGTTCCGGCCCCGAAG GTGTTTCCCGAGAGACTCGGCCGGCCTCTTCCCCACGAGCCCCAACCTAGCCGTGCCATGCCCAGGCGCGGGCCCTGCAGCATCTCTGTTCATCCCCAGCCCGCCTGGCTTCCTGCCACTTGCCAGCCAGCAGCTGTTCCGGTCTCCTCGACGGGCCTCGCCCTCCTCGCTGCCAGGCCGCCTCAGCCGGGCACTCTCCTTGGGAACCATCCCCTCTCTGACTCGAGCAG ACTCAGGGTATCTGTTCAGCGGGAGCCGTCCGCCATCTCAGGTGTCTCGCTCTGGAGAGGTTCCTGTTTCAG ATTACTTCTCTCTGCTGTCGGGatgctgcccctcctccccactcccttccccagCACCTTCCGTGGCCGGCTCCGTGGCCTCCAGCTCTGGCTCTCTGCGCCACCGCAGGCCACTCATCAGCCCGGCCCGGCTCAACCTGAAGGGGCAGAAGCTGCTGCTGTTCCCGTCACCCCCCGGGGAGGTGCCCAACACACCCAGCAGCTCAGACGAACACTCGCCCCACAACGGCAGCCTCTTCCCCCTCGAGCCGCCCCAGGTCCCACAGAGATCGCTGGCGCAGGACACGAAGCTCACTGTGG aCATGAGGTCAGTGCCAGAAAGAGGCAGTGCCTGCAGCAGCCGCTCCATCAAGAAAGAGGACGACTCATCCCAGTCATCCACCTGTGTGGTGGACACAACCACCCAAGGGTGCGTGGAGGAGGCCACTGCCTGGAGAG GTCGTTTCAGGCCATCCCTGGTCCGGGGCCTCCTGGCCGTGAGCTTGGCTGCCAATGTGTTCTTCACCTCCGCCTACCTGTACCAGATTCTGCGCTGA